The Camelus bactrianus isolate YW-2024 breed Bactrian camel chromosome 1, ASM4877302v1, whole genome shotgun sequence genome segment cTTATGCAAAGTAttcagtgttttggttttttttttttggttttttttataaatactttTCTCCCCCCAGAATGCCACTAAATAACCACGTTAGCCCTGGATGACAATATATAAATCATTTTTACAAAAGCATTAATAGCTAAATAAGGAGCCTCAGGTTAAGTGAGAGGTATGGGTGGGTTATACATCCGTGCGGGAAAGATTTGTCCCTTGGTCAGCAGAGTGACATTGCTGAATGTGCTTTGAAAGGTGCCCCCACCCACTTAACAACCCCTGTGGAATAAAATGTTCGCTTGATCCTAGAATCCTGTCTCAAACGTATGAATACGGCACCAAGAATGACCAGGAGAAGGAAGAGTAAAAGCTGAGTCCTCGCGATGCGGGCAGTGCTGGCCAAAGTCCCTGCGCGCCCAGCGGAAACGCAGAGTCCTGGCACACGTGAGGTGGGTCTGGCGCGGGAGAGACCGGTTTACTCGGATGAGGAGCACCCAGCATCCTCCGGAGAGTCACGGTGGGGGAGAAGACCATCACCATGGAGACCACCGTGGCCTCCCGGCCTCCATCCTGCGTTTGTCCTCGGGTCTCGGCGCTTTCCCTCTTCCACCTCCAGGGTTTCCTCTTCTTGCTCCCCATCTGAGTCTGACTCGTCGTTGTAGAAGTGAATGGTGGCTTGAACTGGGAAACTGGCCAGCACCTTCTCCCCGGAACTCTGCAGGTACTCTTGACGCTTAGAGATGGGTAAATAAAGTC includes the following:
- the RIPPLY3 gene encoding protein ripply3 isoform X1, with product MRSEAAAGAREARGRVCDCPGDGPREPLPPRGSESQAPWRPWILTPQDAEPTGTRGALEPGGDQRTFGSKGAFGFQHPVRLYLPISKRQEYLQSSGEKVLASFPVQATIHFYNDESDSDGEQEEETLEVEEGKRRDPRTNAGWRPGGHGGLHGDGLLPHRDSPEDAGCSSSE
- the RIPPLY3 gene encoding protein ripply3 isoform X2, producing MSQAPWRPWILTPQDAEPTGTRGALEPGGDQRTFGSKGAFGFQHPVRLYLPISKRQEYLQSSGEKVLASFPVQATIHFYNDESDSDGEQEEETLEVEEGKRRDPRTNAGWRPGGHGGLHGDGLLPHRDSPEDAGCSSSE